In one Pseudomonas sp. SCA2728.1_7 genomic region, the following are encoded:
- a CDS encoding VOC family protein, with translation MQRFQKLTPCLWFDDQAEAAAKFYCSIFDHSKVTGLTHYSKVGQEFHGKPEGAVMTVSFELDGQTFTGLNGGPMFKFSEAISFQVNCQNQEEVDHFWGNLSEGGPVEAQQCGWLKDKFGVSWQIVPVAFMQMMLDADTSKSQRAMQAMFTMKKLDIAELERAFAGQS, from the coding sequence ATGCAACGCTTTCAGAAACTCACGCCCTGCCTGTGGTTCGACGATCAGGCCGAAGCGGCCGCGAAGTTTTACTGCTCGATCTTCGATCACTCGAAAGTCACCGGCCTGACCCACTACAGCAAGGTCGGCCAGGAATTTCACGGCAAGCCGGAAGGTGCGGTGATGACCGTCAGTTTCGAACTCGACGGCCAGACCTTCACCGGGCTCAACGGTGGGCCGATGTTCAAATTCAGCGAGGCGATCTCGTTTCAGGTCAACTGCCAGAATCAGGAAGAAGTCGACCATTTCTGGGGCAATCTGTCCGAGGGTGGCCCTGTCGAAGCCCAGCAATGCGGCTGGCTCAAGGACAAGTTTGGCGTTTCGTGGCAGATCGTCCCGGTGGCGTTCATGCAGATGATGCTGGATGCCGACACCAGCAAATCGCAGCGCGCCATGCAGGCCATGTTCACGATGAAAAAACTCGACATTGCCGAACTCGAACGGGCCTTTGCCGGCCAGAGCTAA
- a CDS encoding FecR domain-containing protein, whose product MNTLSHASLEQAANWYVQLHHEQVAEPERLRWQAWLAQSPEHQAAWRYVERVGQRFAPLQSESEAVSHTLRNSARTSISRRQSLKGLLILAATGLAGWAVGRNTPLLDSVDRLNADLSTGTGESREATLSDGSRIWLNALSALNVRFDARQRLLQLRAGEVLIDTAKDLGRAFWVETEQGRMRALGTRFSVRQTDRNTLLNVYEGAVEATNHQGASQVVQAGQQLVFSAGRLNTRTVADPSREAWRRGVLLADNLPLGELIEELSRYRPGHLHCDPTVANLPVMGSFPLKDTDQALRLLEAALPIRISKTFNWWVSVGPTA is encoded by the coding sequence GTGAATACGCTCAGCCACGCCAGCCTTGAGCAGGCGGCCAACTGGTACGTGCAATTGCATCACGAGCAGGTTGCCGAGCCTGAGCGTCTGCGTTGGCAGGCGTGGCTGGCGCAAAGTCCCGAGCATCAGGCGGCGTGGCGCTATGTCGAACGGGTTGGCCAGCGGTTTGCGCCATTGCAGAGCGAAAGCGAAGCCGTCAGCCACACCCTGCGCAACAGCGCGCGCACTTCGATCAGCCGCCGTCAGTCGCTTAAAGGCTTGCTGATCCTCGCGGCCACCGGGCTGGCGGGCTGGGCGGTCGGGCGCAACACACCGCTGCTGGACTCGGTTGATCGCTTGAACGCCGATCTCTCCACCGGCACCGGGGAAAGCCGCGAAGCCACGCTAAGCGACGGCAGTCGAATCTGGCTCAACGCCTTGAGCGCGTTGAATGTGCGTTTCGATGCCCGCCAGCGTTTGCTGCAACTGCGCGCCGGCGAAGTGCTGATCGACACCGCGAAAGACCTTGGTCGCGCCTTTTGGGTCGAGACCGAGCAGGGCCGGATGCGTGCGCTGGGTACGCGTTTCAGCGTGCGTCAGACGGATCGCAACACGCTGCTGAATGTCTACGAGGGCGCGGTTGAAGCCACTAACCACCAAGGCGCAAGCCAAGTGGTGCAGGCTGGTCAGCAACTGGTGTTCAGCGCAGGCCGCTTGAACACCCGGACCGTGGCGGATCCATCCCGCGAAGCTTGGCGGCGCGGCGTGTTGCTGGCCGATAACTTGCCGCTGGGCGAGCTGATCGAAGAACTCAGTCGCTATCGCCCGGGGCATCTGCATTGTGATCCGACGGTGGCGAACTTGCCGGTGATGGGTTCGTTCCCGCTCAAGGACACCGATCAGGCCTTGCGTCTGCTGGAAGCTGCACTGCCGATCCGCATCAGTAAAACCTTCAACTGGTGGGTCAGCGTCGGACCCACAGCCTGA
- a CDS encoding metalloregulator ArsR/SmtB family transcription factor yields the protein MELLEIFKALSNRTRLEILKGLKDPEKHFPPQDEGDVHTVGVCVSSIQEGVGLSQSTVSDYLATLQRAGLVEVRRIGQWTYYKRNEAAISALAEIIGSEL from the coding sequence ATGGAACTACTCGAAATCTTCAAAGCCCTCTCGAACCGTACACGCCTGGAAATCCTCAAAGGCTTGAAGGATCCCGAAAAACACTTTCCTCCCCAGGATGAGGGTGACGTGCACACCGTAGGCGTTTGCGTCAGCAGTATTCAGGAAGGCGTCGGGCTGTCGCAGTCGACGGTGTCCGATTATCTGGCGACGCTGCAACGCGCCGGCCTGGTCGAAGTCAGGCGCATCGGCCAATGGACCTATTACAAACGCAACGAAGCAGCGATCAGCGCACTGGCCGAGATCATCGGCAGCGAGCTGTAA
- a CDS encoding AraC family transcriptional regulator, which yields MKHAAAKNPEKAPRFWRDAALPFIEARAIADGREVCYARHSHAHFSIGAITAGRSSYVHEQTQFEVAAGTVVLMNPGDVHACNPIDDQPWSYVMLYVETPWLTDLQHQLGFASDLEFRRFSTTHLDDTELFNELNGLYQTLIDPQQDVLRKQSAAVEFFSDLQLRLNPAGPSLREPNFKLERAADFIREHCTEVLNLDDICAAAQLSPSYLIRAFKQHYGMTPHAFLVNQRIQFARERLRSGQLIADVALEAGFADQAHFQRAFKQHLAATPGQYRG from the coding sequence ATGAAACACGCTGCCGCCAAAAACCCTGAAAAAGCCCCGCGCTTCTGGCGTGACGCGGCGCTGCCATTCATTGAAGCGCGGGCTATCGCCGATGGCCGCGAGGTCTGCTATGCGCGGCATTCCCACGCGCATTTCTCCATCGGTGCGATCACCGCCGGGCGCAGCAGCTATGTGCATGAGCAGACGCAGTTCGAGGTCGCGGCGGGCACGGTGGTGCTGATGAATCCCGGCGATGTGCATGCGTGCAATCCGATCGATGACCAGCCTTGGTCGTACGTGATGCTCTACGTCGAGACGCCCTGGCTGACGGATTTGCAGCATCAGTTGGGCTTCGCCAGTGATCTTGAGTTTCGGCGTTTTTCCACCACTCACCTTGATGACACTGAGCTGTTCAACGAACTGAACGGGCTGTATCAAACGTTAATCGACCCGCAACAGGATGTGCTGCGCAAGCAAAGCGCGGCGGTGGAGTTTTTCAGCGACCTGCAACTGCGCCTCAACCCTGCCGGACCGTCGTTGCGCGAGCCGAATTTCAAACTGGAACGCGCGGCTGACTTCATCCGCGAGCACTGCACCGAAGTGCTGAACCTCGACGACATCTGCGCCGCGGCACAGCTGTCACCGTCCTACCTGATCCGCGCTTTCAAACAGCATTACGGCATGACGCCCCACGCGTTTCTGGTCAACCAGCGCATCCAGTTCGCCCGCGAGCGTTTGCGCAGCGGCCAGTTGATTGCGGATGTGGCGCTTGAGGCCGGGTTTGCCGATCAGGCGCATTTTCAGCGAGCGTTCAAGCAACATCTGGCGGCGACACCCGGCCAATATCGCGGCTGA
- a CDS encoding ATP-binding protein, protein MNPQDKQDFEELLANCADEPIRFPGAIQPHGLLLTLSEPELAIIQVSANVETLLAREPQSLIGQPLESLIGDAEAAQVREALLQPSLSDLQPLRFKLNGTAFEGLLHRHQGVLILELEIHVENFQPRNVAGNQTHLGRMLQRLQAATTLQALYDISVKEIQAMTGYDRVLIYRFEEEGHGQVIAEASDPSMEVFNGLFFPASDIPEQARELYRTNWLRIIPNADYQPVPLLPKLRPDTDTPLDLSFATLRSVSPIHCQYMKNMGVLSSMSISLLKGDKLWGLISCGNRQPLHVPHELRAACQTIGQVLSLQISAMEALEISRQREEKVEALALLNQAMIDSPQNVFDGLANQPQTLMALTNAGGIAIIEDKQLHRYGNCPEPEEIRALHKWLQDSGEAVFASHHLASVYPPAAQYQQVASGVLAMSLPKPVDNGVFWFRPEVKENINWSGDPRKPLDLENSDAGLRLRPRTSFEIWKVEMAGISTKWSHGDLFAANDLRRSALENDLARQVRREQEAVRARDELVAVVSHDLRNPMTVISMLCGMMQKAFSSDGPHTSRRISTAIDTMQQAAGRMNTLLEDLLDTSKIDAGRYSITPQKLDVGQMFEEAQALLAPLALDKDISISFDADPDLRIHADPERLFQVLSNLVGNAIKFTPRLGRVGVHATSVGDDIVFTVRDSGEGIPKEHLPHVFDRYWTVKEGNPTGTGLGLYITQGIVEAHGGRIFAESEPGQGSEFRFTVPRLD, encoded by the coding sequence ATGAACCCGCAAGACAAACAAGACTTTGAAGAACTGCTGGCCAACTGTGCCGACGAGCCGATTCGTTTCCCCGGTGCGATCCAGCCCCATGGTTTGCTGCTGACCCTGAGCGAGCCTGAACTGGCGATCATTCAGGTCAGCGCCAACGTCGAAACCCTGCTGGCCCGGGAGCCGCAAAGCCTGATCGGCCAGCCGCTGGAAAGCCTGATCGGCGATGCCGAAGCGGCGCAAGTGCGCGAAGCCTTGCTGCAACCGTCGCTGTCCGACTTGCAGCCGCTGCGCTTCAAGCTCAACGGCACCGCGTTCGAGGGTCTGCTGCATCGGCATCAGGGCGTGCTGATTCTGGAGCTGGAAATCCACGTCGAGAACTTCCAGCCACGCAACGTCGCCGGCAACCAGACGCATCTGGGGCGCATGCTCCAGCGTCTGCAAGCGGCCACCACGTTGCAGGCGCTGTACGACATCAGCGTCAAGGAAATCCAGGCCATGACCGGTTACGATCGGGTGCTGATCTATCGTTTCGAGGAGGAGGGCCACGGTCAGGTCATCGCCGAAGCCTCCGACCCGTCGATGGAAGTGTTCAATGGCCTGTTTTTCCCGGCATCGGATATTCCCGAACAGGCGCGCGAGCTGTATCGCACTAACTGGCTGCGGATCATCCCCAATGCCGACTACCAACCGGTGCCGCTGCTGCCAAAGCTGCGCCCGGACACTGACACGCCGCTGGATCTGAGTTTTGCCACGCTGCGCAGCGTTTCGCCGATCCATTGTCAGTACATGAAGAACATGGGCGTGCTGTCGTCGATGAGCATTTCCCTGCTCAAGGGCGACAAGCTCTGGGGCCTGATCAGTTGCGGCAATCGCCAGCCACTGCACGTGCCGCACGAATTGCGCGCGGCGTGCCAGACCATCGGCCAGGTACTGTCGCTACAGATCAGCGCCATGGAAGCACTGGAAATCAGCCGCCAGCGTGAAGAGAAAGTCGAGGCCTTGGCGTTACTCAATCAAGCGATGATCGACTCGCCGCAGAACGTCTTCGACGGTCTGGCCAACCAGCCGCAGACCTTGATGGCGCTGACCAATGCCGGCGGTATTGCAATCATCGAAGACAAGCAGCTGCACCGCTACGGCAATTGCCCGGAGCCGGAAGAAATCCGCGCGTTGCACAAGTGGCTGCAGGACAGCGGCGAAGCGGTGTTTGCCAGTCATCACCTGGCCAGTGTCTACCCGCCGGCCGCGCAGTATCAGCAGGTGGCCAGCGGCGTGCTCGCCATGAGCTTGCCGAAACCGGTGGACAACGGTGTGTTCTGGTTCCGCCCCGAGGTCAAGGAAAACATCAATTGGAGCGGCGATCCGCGCAAGCCGCTGGACCTGGAAAACTCCGACGCCGGCCTGCGTTTGCGCCCGCGCACCTCGTTTGAAATCTGGAAGGTCGAGATGGCCGGGATCTCCACCAAGTGGAGCCACGGTGATCTGTTCGCCGCCAACGATCTACGGCGTTCGGCACTGGAAAATGATCTGGCGCGGCAAGTGCGCCGCGAGCAGGAAGCGGTGCGCGCCCGCGATGAGTTGGTGGCGGTGGTGTCGCACGATCTGCGCAACCCGATGACGGTGATTTCGATGCTTTGCGGCATGATGCAGAAGGCCTTCAGCTCGGACGGCCCGCACACTTCGCGGCGCATTTCCACGGCCATCGACACCATGCAACAGGCTGCCGGACGCATGAATACGCTGCTGGAGGACTTGCTCGATACCTCGAAAATCGATGCCGGACGCTACTCCATCACCCCGCAGAAACTTGACGTCGGGCAGATGTTCGAGGAAGCGCAGGCGCTGCTCGCGCCGCTGGCGCTGGACAAGGACATCAGCATTTCCTTCGACGCCGATCCTGACCTGCGCATTCACGCCGACCCGGAGCGGCTGTTTCAGGTGCTGTCGAATCTGGTCGGCAACGCGATCAAATTCACCCCGCGTCTGGGCAGGGTTGGCGTGCATGCCACGTCGGTAGGCGATGACATTGTCTTCACCGTGCGTGACAGCGGCGAAGGCATTCCCAAGGAGCATCTGCCGCACGTGTTCGACCGCTACTGGACGGTGAAAGAAGGCAACCCGACCGGTACGGGCCTCGGTTTGTACATCACCCAAGGCATCGTCGAAGCCCACGGCGGGCGGATCTTCGCCGAGAGCGAGCCGGGGCAGGGCAGCGAATTCCGCTTCACCGTGCCACGCCTGGACTGA
- a CDS encoding antibiotic biosynthesis monooxygenase, translated as MIYEIALLPVHKEQTAAFRRAFAEVEPLLKRAKGYGGHLLAQGIETPEVFNLIVRWQSLEDHTPGFEASEDHRLFMLGLEEYFSDEPKVYHIEGGAFQQPFN; from the coding sequence ATGATTTATGAGATCGCTTTACTGCCCGTTCACAAAGAACAAACTGCGGCGTTTCGGCGTGCGTTTGCCGAGGTCGAGCCGTTGCTCAAACGCGCCAAGGGTTACGGCGGACATCTGCTCGCACAAGGCATCGAAACGCCCGAGGTGTTCAATCTGATCGTGCGCTGGCAATCCCTTGAGGATCACACGCCGGGGTTTGAAGCGAGTGAGGACCACCGGCTGTTCATGCTGGGTCTGGAGGAGTATTTTTCGGACGAGCCGAAGGTTTATCACATTGAGGGAGGCGCTTTTCAGCAGCCGTTCAACTAG
- a CDS encoding sigma-70 family RNA polymerase sigma factor produces the protein MTVADASLVQNLYLSHHRWLHELLRRRLSNAMDAADLAHDTFVRVLKRPQAFNGEVHERSHLATIARGLCVDHWRRRQLEQTWLDTLASRPPALQPSPEQQAIIVETLHEVDAMLQRLPQRVSAAFILAQLHGMPYKLIAAQIGVSERMIKKYLAQAMMHCAILEAELDGLLIE, from the coding sequence ATGACCGTCGCCGATGCCTCGCTCGTGCAAAATCTCTACCTCAGCCACCATCGCTGGCTGCACGAGCTATTGCGTCGACGCCTGAGCAATGCGATGGATGCCGCCGACCTCGCCCACGACACCTTCGTGCGCGTGCTCAAGCGCCCGCAAGCCTTCAATGGCGAAGTCCATGAGCGCTCCCATCTGGCGACCATCGCCCGGGGATTGTGCGTCGATCACTGGCGCCGTCGGCAACTCGAGCAGACCTGGCTCGACACCCTCGCCAGCCGCCCGCCAGCCTTGCAGCCCTCCCCCGAGCAACAGGCAATCATCGTCGAAACCCTGCACGAAGTGGACGCCATGCTCCAGCGCCTGCCGCAACGGGTCAGCGCGGCATTCATCCTCGCCCAACTGCACGGCATGCCGTACAAACTGATCGCCGCACAGATCGGCGTCAGCGAGCGGATGATCAAGAAGTATCTGGCGCAGGCGATGATGCATTGCGCGATCCTCGAAGCTGAACTCGACGGGTTGCTGATTGAGTAA
- a CDS encoding TonB-dependent siderophore receptor, which translates to MLRATLARCRFALAMASAVPGLCVSMALADVQKQHYAVAPGSLVTVLNHFAEQSGVFIAGHNDLAADKRSAGLSGDYTPQQALQILLKGSGLQAQRLSGGGYVLRSTATADPLQLDATTISGKTLGAITEDTHAYTTGLSASATGLPLSLRETPQSVTVITRQQLDDQGANGIADVLRRAPGISVQNYDSERWEFSSRGAPITNFQYDGVNTDYDGVYDYGTTSTDMAIFDRVEIIKGATGLMTGSGDPSATVNLIRKRPTPTVKAALSASVGSWDNYRSEFDIAGPLNDNLRARFVGVHQERSAYADHYQNSKDIAYAIVEADLTPDTLLTLGFDQQNTRSRGATWTGFPMFYSDGSRTNFSRSFNPATDWSRRDFINQTLFAALTRQLQNDWVLKLSYDRKHREHDTLLGSASGGNPDPLSGDGMFLYMGKFKGDEVQDNVDLNLGGPFSLFGREHQLLVGFMAMNTRQNNPVYGSVYPPLNGSIFDWHGEYAKPDIPQIGTDAIRQRQTGAYVSTRFMASDNLALILGVRVSDFSASDHLDYSDPNTANVRDGYRQTGVVTPYAGAVYDLDDMYSLYTSYTRIYQPQLSKDATGQILDPVQGDSYEAGIKAEYFDGRLNASFAVFRIEQDNVAEQVSGFDNQAVYRAVQGATTKGFEFELAGEIADGWNLSAGYAYNHTRDAKGDPVYASILQTTAPEQLVRVFSSYRLPGVWQNLTLGGGVSWQSEFFGDVFQPGANQNVRITQDSYYLVDAMARYRFNEHLSTSLNIKNLFDKSYYTGLGNFGTGFYGEPRNLQLTARWDF; encoded by the coding sequence ATGTTGCGCGCCACCCTCGCCCGCTGTCGTTTTGCTCTGGCCATGGCATCTGCCGTGCCGGGGTTGTGCGTGTCGATGGCGCTGGCAGATGTGCAGAAGCAGCATTACGCAGTGGCGCCCGGCTCTTTGGTCACAGTGCTCAACCATTTCGCCGAGCAGAGCGGCGTGTTTATCGCCGGGCACAATGATCTGGCGGCAGACAAACGCAGCGCCGGTCTGAGCGGTGATTACACCCCGCAACAGGCCTTGCAAATCCTCCTCAAGGGCAGCGGCCTGCAAGCGCAGCGCCTGAGCGGCGGCGGTTATGTCCTGCGCAGCACAGCCACTGCGGATCCGCTGCAACTGGACGCCACCACCATCAGCGGCAAAACCCTCGGCGCCATCACCGAAGACACTCACGCCTACACCACCGGCCTCAGCGCCTCCGCCACCGGCCTGCCGCTGTCCCTGCGCGAGACCCCGCAATCGGTCACGGTGATCACCCGTCAGCAACTCGACGATCAGGGCGCCAACGGTATCGCCGACGTGTTGCGCCGCGCGCCGGGCATCAGCGTGCAGAACTACGACAGCGAGCGTTGGGAATTTTCCAGCCGTGGTGCACCGATCACCAATTTCCAGTACGACGGCGTCAACACCGATTACGACGGCGTCTACGATTACGGCACCACCAGCACCGATATGGCGATCTTCGACCGCGTCGAAATCATCAAGGGTGCCACGGGCCTGATGACCGGCTCGGGCGACCCGTCGGCCACGGTCAACCTGATCCGCAAACGGCCGACGCCCACCGTCAAAGCCGCACTCAGCGCCAGCGTCGGTTCGTGGGACAACTATCGCAGCGAATTCGACATCGCAGGGCCGCTGAACGACAACCTGCGCGCACGCTTCGTCGGCGTCCATCAGGAACGCAGCGCTTACGCCGATCACTACCAGAACAGCAAGGACATCGCCTACGCCATCGTCGAAGCCGACCTGACCCCGGACACTCTGCTGACGCTGGGTTTCGACCAACAGAACACCCGCTCACGCGGTGCCACCTGGACCGGTTTTCCGATGTTCTACAGCGACGGTTCACGGACGAATTTCTCGCGCTCGTTCAACCCCGCCACCGATTGGAGCCGCCGCGATTTCATCAACCAGACGCTGTTCGCCGCCCTCACCCGGCAACTGCAGAATGACTGGGTTTTGAAGCTCAGCTACGACCGCAAACACCGCGAGCACGACACCCTGCTCGGCTCCGCCAGCGGCGGCAATCCGGACCCGCTGAGCGGCGATGGCATGTTTCTGTACATGGGTAAATTCAAGGGCGACGAGGTGCAAGACAATGTCGATCTCAACCTCGGCGGGCCGTTCAGCCTGTTCGGTCGCGAGCATCAATTACTTGTCGGTTTCATGGCGATGAACACCCGTCAAAACAACCCGGTCTACGGCTCGGTGTACCCGCCGCTCAACGGTAGTATTTTCGACTGGCATGGCGAGTACGCCAAACCCGATATCCCGCAGATCGGCACGGACGCCATCCGCCAGCGTCAGACCGGCGCTTACGTCTCGACGCGCTTCATGGCCAGCGACAATCTGGCGCTGATCCTCGGCGTACGGGTCAGCGATTTCAGCGCCAGCGATCATCTCGATTACAGCGACCCGAATACGGCCAATGTCCGCGACGGCTACCGCCAGACCGGGGTGGTCACACCTTATGCGGGTGCGGTCTACGACCTCGATGACATGTACTCGCTCTACACCAGCTACACGCGCATTTATCAACCGCAACTGAGCAAGGACGCCACGGGCCAGATACTCGACCCGGTGCAAGGCGACAGCTACGAAGCGGGGATCAAAGCCGAGTACTTCGACGGACGGCTCAACGCCAGTTTCGCCGTGTTCCGCATCGAGCAGGACAACGTCGCCGAACAGGTCAGCGGCTTCGACAATCAGGCGGTGTACCGCGCCGTGCAAGGCGCGACGACCAAGGGTTTCGAGTTCGAACTGGCCGGTGAAATCGCCGACGGCTGGAATCTCTCCGCCGGCTACGCCTACAACCACACCCGCGATGCCAAAGGTGATCCGGTGTACGCCTCGATTCTACAAACCACCGCGCCCGAGCAATTGGTGCGGGTATTCAGCAGCTATCGCCTCCCCGGCGTCTGGCAAAACCTGACGCTGGGCGGCGGTGTCAGTTGGCAGAGCGAATTCTTCGGCGACGTATTCCAGCCCGGCGCCAACCAGAACGTGCGCATCACGCAGGACAGTTACTACCTGGTCGATGCGATGGCCCGCTATCGCTTCAACGAGCACCTGAGCACTTCGCTCAACATCAAGAACCTCTTCGACAAGAGCTACTACACGGGCCTTGGCAACTTCGGCACCGGTTTCTACGGCGAACCGCGCAACCTGCAACTGACGGCGCGCTGGGATTTCTGA
- a CDS encoding LysE family translocator, with product MSLIVSMAAFALAASITPGPVNIVALSSGAQFGFRASQRHVAGATLGFVLLLVLMGLGLHEVLKLWPFMTRVVQLAGVAFLLFMAWKLAMDDGQLSAGDSGRAPSMLYGAVMQWLNPKAWLACVAGMGAFVADGEARLVWQFAAVYLVICYLSVGCWAYAGTFLRGYLSNAAGMRWFNRVMAALLAVSAIYLLLP from the coding sequence ATGAGTCTGATTGTTTCGATGGCGGCGTTTGCGTTGGCGGCGTCGATCACGCCGGGGCCGGTGAACATTGTCGCGTTGAGTTCCGGGGCGCAGTTCGGTTTTCGCGCCAGTCAGCGGCATGTCGCCGGGGCCACGTTAGGGTTTGTGTTGCTGTTGGTGTTGATGGGCCTGGGTTTGCACGAGGTGCTGAAACTCTGGCCATTCATGACCCGCGTGGTGCAACTGGCCGGCGTGGCGTTTCTGTTGTTCATGGCGTGGAAATTGGCCATGGATGACGGGCAACTGAGTGCCGGGGATTCCGGGCGGGCGCCGTCGATGCTGTATGGCGCGGTGATGCAATGGCTCAACCCGAAAGCCTGGCTGGCGTGTGTGGCCGGGATGGGCGCGTTTGTCGCCGATGGCGAGGCGCGGCTGGTCTGGCAGTTTGCGGCGGTGTATCTGGTGATCTGTTATCTGTCGGTGGGCTGCTGGGCGTATGCCGGGACGTTTTTGCGTGGGTATTTGAGTAATGCGGCGGGGATGCGTTGGTTCAATCGGGTGATGGCAGCATTGTTGGCCGTCAGTGCGATATACCTGCTGTTACCGTAA
- a CDS encoding zinc-dependent alcohol dehydrogenase family protein: MKAMILTSFGGAQSFELCDVPKPRPQAGEVLVRVHATSINPLDYQVRRGDYADLVPLPAITGHDVSGVVEAVGPGVTAFAPGDEVWYTPQIFGGPGSYAEYHVAAENIIARKPPALSHLEAASLSLVGGTAWEALVVRAALRVGESILIHGGAGGVGHIAIQLAKAIGAKVFTTVREGNFEFVRQMGADVLIDYEKEDYVDAILRETEGRGVDVVFDTIGGNTLARSPDALAQLGRVVSIVDLAQPQNLIQAWGKNASYHFVFTRQNRGKLDELSALIANGQLRPHVGAVYSLADIGLAHARLETPNNGVQGKIAIAVVPSSELANR; encoded by the coding sequence ATGAAAGCGATGATCCTTACATCATTCGGCGGCGCGCAATCGTTCGAACTGTGCGACGTGCCCAAACCAAGGCCACAAGCCGGCGAAGTGCTGGTGCGGGTGCACGCCACTTCCATTAACCCGCTGGATTATCAGGTGCGCCGCGGCGATTACGCTGACCTGGTGCCCCTCCCCGCCATTACCGGCCACGACGTTTCTGGCGTTGTCGAAGCCGTCGGACCGGGGGTGACGGCTTTCGCGCCGGGTGACGAGGTCTGGTACACCCCGCAGATTTTCGGCGGGCCGGGCAGTTACGCCGAGTACCACGTCGCGGCGGAAAATATTATCGCCAGGAAGCCGCCCGCACTGAGCCATCTTGAAGCGGCGAGCCTGAGCCTGGTCGGCGGCACGGCGTGGGAAGCGCTGGTCGTGCGGGCGGCGCTCAGAGTCGGTGAAAGCATTCTGATCCACGGCGGCGCGGGTGGCGTCGGTCATATCGCAATCCAGCTGGCCAAAGCCATCGGCGCGAAGGTCTTCACCACCGTGCGTGAAGGCAATTTCGAGTTCGTCAGGCAGATGGGCGCCGATGTGCTGATCGACTACGAAAAGGAAGATTACGTCGACGCGATCCTGCGCGAGACCGAGGGCCGCGGCGTCGATGTGGTGTTCGATACCATCGGCGGCAACACCTTGGCGCGCAGTCCCGATGCCCTCGCACAGCTTGGCCGCGTGGTGTCGATCGTCGACCTTGCCCAGCCACAGAACCTGATTCAGGCCTGGGGCAAGAACGCCAGCTACCACTTCGTTTTCACCCGACAGAACCGCGGCAAACTCGATGAGTTGAGCGCATTGATCGCGAACGGTCAGTTGCGTCCGCACGTTGGCGCGGTCTATTCGCTGGCTGACATCGGCCTGGCCCATGCCCGGCTGGAGACGCCCAACAACGGCGTCCAAGGGAAGATCGCGATTGCTGTCGTGCCGTCGTCCGAACTCGCCAATCGCTGA
- a CDS encoding biliverdin-producing heme oxygenase, producing the protein MQAKAREVYVPPVLQDLRAGTAELHIALEKRLPFFSDTLDTQAFVRLMQAYHGFYSPLENALQQSNAVPADFDLVPRLKAQTLFTDLQALGVSATALQSLPRCQQLPIIDSSAACLGVLYVLEGATLGGQILRREISSRLGLEADNGAAFLDIYGAATGRRWRDFIEYLGSRRMSAAERAAVVTAAQTTFSCFEHWLESREVLA; encoded by the coding sequence ATGCAAGCAAAGGCCCGTGAAGTTTATGTGCCACCGGTGCTGCAAGATCTGCGGGCCGGCACTGCCGAGCTGCACATCGCGCTGGAAAAACGCCTTCCTTTTTTCTCCGATACCCTCGATACCCAGGCTTTTGTGCGGTTGATGCAGGCCTATCACGGCTTCTATTCACCGCTGGAAAACGCGCTGCAACAGAGCAATGCAGTCCCGGCCGATTTTGATCTGGTGCCCCGTCTTAAAGCACAAACACTATTCACCGATTTGCAGGCGCTTGGCGTATCCGCCACTGCGTTGCAAAGCCTGCCGCGCTGCCAGCAATTGCCGATCATCGACTCAAGCGCTGCCTGCCTGGGCGTGCTCTACGTGCTCGAAGGTGCGACGCTCGGCGGGCAAATCCTGCGCCGGGAAATCTCTTCACGATTAGGCCTGGAAGCCGATAACGGCGCGGCCTTTCTCGATATCTACGGCGCCGCCACGGGCCGGCGCTGGCGCGACTTCATCGAATACCTCGGCAGTCGGCGAATGAGCGCCGCCGAGCGCGCCGCTGTCGTCACGGCAGCACAAACCACATTCAGCTGTTTCGAGCACTGGCTCGAAAGCCGGGAGGTACTGGCATGA